A genomic window from candidate division Zixibacteria bacterium HGW-Zixibacteria-1 includes:
- a CDS encoding diguanylate cyclase: MLICIPTIGDTGKEDVVNEHFGSARYFTLYDSELDQIKVVENRNAHHDHGTCHPMNQLAKYKIDGIICSGIGRRAILTMQAEGIKVYHARDAQVAKVLENIKNGDLEEVDPSRACRGHGLQGGFVHGNQAGCGHGGKGGHGQGRDGGGSRD, translated from the coding sequence ATGTTGATATGCATTCCCACCATTGGCGATACCGGGAAAGAGGACGTGGTAAATGAGCACTTTGGATCGGCCCGATATTTTACGCTTTATGACAGCGAATTGGACCAAATCAAGGTTGTTGAAAATCGCAATGCTCATCATGATCATGGCACCTGCCACCCGATGAACCAGTTGGCCAAATATAAAATTGATGGAATTATCTGTTCCGGTATTGGAAGGCGGGCAATCCTGACGATGCAGGCCGAGGGAATCAAAGTCTATCATGCAAGAGACGCCCAAGTCGCCAAAGTCTTAGAAAATATAAAGAATGGTGATCTGGAAGAAGTCGATCCGTCGAGGGCCTGCCGGGGGCATGGCTTGCAGGGCGGCTTCGTACATGGCAATCAAGCCGGCTGCGGGCATGGTGGAAAAGGCGGGCATGGGCAGGGCCGGGATGGCGGTGGAAGTCGGGATTAG
- a CDS encoding Fis family transcriptional regulator, whose product MDDKSENLRFFKVILSSIADGVFTVDSRRMITSYNRAAEKITGIPASKAIGKRCSDVLHSDICANCLLEETLKTGIEAIDRPVYIINNRGEKIPISISTAVLRDDKGEVLGAVETFRDLSAIEHLRKELNQKYTFEDIISKSPRLHKLFAILPDIAESESTVLIQGPSGSGKELFARAIHNLSPRKDRPYVIINCGTLPHQLFESELFGYMKGAFTDAKQDKRGKLAMAERGTVFFDEIGDLPLPTQIKLLRMLQEREYEPVGSTSPIKADIRVVAATNKDLKQLVAQAKFRDDLYFRLAVVKFDLPPLRDRREDIPYLVDHFIKRFNARKGKKVISVSPDVMSILLRYDFPGNIRELENIIEYGFVVCKGSIIQKEHLPAELLKTVKEKQHDEKEPGSPISESIDEYSRIIDAFEKNEGSIVRTAQFLGIHRTTLWRKLKRYNIHIK is encoded by the coding sequence ATGGACGATAAGTCGGAAAATCTGAGATTTTTCAAGGTTATCCTGAGTTCGATCGCCGATGGTGTCTTCACCGTTGACAGTCGGCGGATGATTACCAGCTATAATCGGGCGGCGGAGAAGATAACCGGGATACCCGCTTCGAAAGCCATCGGTAAAAGATGTTCGGATGTTCTGCATTCGGATATCTGCGCGAATTGTCTTCTTGAAGAGACCCTTAAAACCGGCATTGAGGCCATCGACCGGCCGGTTTATATAATAAACAATCGGGGCGAAAAAATTCCGATCAGTATTTCCACCGCCGTTCTTCGAGATGACAAAGGTGAGGTCCTTGGCGCCGTGGAAACTTTCCGGGATCTCTCGGCCATCGAACATTTGAGAAAAGAGCTTAATCAGAAATACACTTTCGAGGATATAATTTCAAAAAGTCCCCGGCTTCATAAGCTTTTTGCGATTCTTCCGGACATTGCGGAAAGCGAGAGCACTGTCCTGATTCAGGGGCCGTCGGGATCGGGCAAGGAACTGTTCGCGCGGGCGATTCATAACTTGAGCCCGCGCAAAGACCGGCCCTATGTTATTATCAATTGCGGAACGCTGCCGCATCAACTGTTTGAATCGGAACTGTTCGGCTATATGAAAGGCGCTTTTACCGATGCCAAGCAGGACAAGCGAGGAAAGCTGGCCATGGCGGAGAGAGGCACTGTTTTTTTCGATGAAATCGGCGATTTGCCCTTGCCGACACAAATCAAACTGCTGCGCATGTTGCAGGAGCGCGAATACGAACCGGTCGGAAGCACTTCTCCGATAAAAGCGGACATCCGTGTGGTTGCGGCCACCAATAAAGATTTGAAGCAACTGGTGGCCCAGGCCAAGTTCAGGGATGATTTGTATTTCCGGCTGGCCGTGGTTAAGTTTGATTTACCGCCTCTGAGAGATCGTCGCGAAGATATTCCTTACCTGGTGGATCATTTTATCAAGCGTTTTAACGCCCGCAAGGGCAAGAAAGTGATCAGTGTCAGTCCCGATGTTATGAGCATACTCCTCCGCTATGATTTCCCGGGAAATATCCGTGAATTGGAAAACATTATTGAGTATGGCTTCGTGGTGTGCAAGGGAAGCATTATTCAGAAGGAACATCTTCCGGCAGAGCTTTTAAAGACGGTCAAGGAAAAACAGCATGATGAAAAAGAACCCGGCTCGCCAATCTCAGAATCGATAGATGAATACAGCCGTATTATCGATGCTTTCGAAAAAAACGAAGGCAGTATAGTCAGAACGGCTCAGTTTCTTGGAATCCACCGGACCACTCTTTGGCGTAAACTGAAGCGCTATAATATCCATATCAAATAG